A stretch of Helicobacter pylori DNA encodes these proteins:
- the pgl gene encoding 6-phosphogluconolactonase, giving the protein MGYQLFEFENLKDCHKALIERFKEFFNAALKKHHQVSIAFSGGRSPISLLQKLSVLDLKWHECLISLVDERIIDTSHKDSNTKLLHDYLLQNNALKASFTPLLPKKISSDTNALFHFANQHFKQPHLAILGMGTDGHTASLFPETSAFLNEEKENIVLTKPANAPYERLSMSVHALENCEKLFLNISGVEKREVLEKALKENAPYSLPIARILHSKKVTTEVFYAKN; this is encoded by the coding sequence ATGGGTTATCAATTGTTTGAATTTGAAAATTTGAAAGATTGCCACAAGGCTTTAATAGAGCGTTTTAAAGAGTTTTTTAACGCCGCTTTAAAAAAGCATCATCAAGTTTCTATCGCTTTTTCTGGGGGCCGTTCGCCCATTAGCTTGTTGCAAAAATTAAGCGTTTTAGATCTCAAATGGCATGAGTGTTTAATCAGTTTGGTAGATGAACGCATTATAGACACAAGCCACAAGGATAGCAACACCAAATTATTGCACGACTACTTGTTGCAAAATAACGCCTTAAAAGCTTCTTTCACCCCGCTTTTGCCCAAAAAGATTTCTAGCGATACAAACGCGCTTTTTCATTTTGCTAACCAGCATTTCAAACAGCCCCATTTAGCCATTTTGGGCATGGGGACTGACGGGCATACGGCTAGCCTTTTTCCCGAAACGAGCGCTTTTTTAAACGAAGAAAAAGAAAATATCGTTTTGACTAAGCCCGCTAACGCTCCTTATGAGCGCCTGAGCATGTCTGTTCACGCCTTAGAAAATTGCGAAAAACTTTTCTTAAACATTAGCGGGGTAGAAAAAAGGGAGGTTTTAGAAAAAGCTTTAAAAGAAAACGCCCCCTATTCTCTGCCGATTGCTCGGATTTTACATTCTAAAAAAGTTACCACGGAGGTGTTTTATGCCAAAAACTGA
- a CDS encoding glucokinase, translating into MPKTETYPRLLADIGGTNARFGLEVAPQQIECIEVLRCEDFESLSDAVRFYLSKCKESLKLHPIYGSFAVATPIMGDFVQMTNNHWTFSIETTRQCLTLKKLLVINDFVAQAYAISAMQENDLAQIGGIKCEINAPKAILGPGTGLGVSTLIQNSDGSLKVLPGEGGHVSFAPFDDLEILVWQYARSKFNHVSAERFLSGSGLVLIYEALSKRKGLEKVAKLSKAELTPQIISERALNGDYPICRLTLDTFCSMLGTLAADVALTLGARGGVYLCGGIIPRFIDYFKTSPFRARFETKGRMGAFLASIPVHVVMKKTPGLDGAGIALENYLLHDRI; encoded by the coding sequence ATGCCAAAAACTGAAACTTACCCAAGACTCTTAGCCGATATTGGCGGCACGAACGCGCGCTTTGGTTTGGAAGTCGCCCCACAACAGATTGAATGCATTGAAGTCTTGAGGTGCGAAGATTTTGAGAGCTTGAGCGATGCGGTGCGGTTTTACCTTTCTAAATGCAAAGAAAGCCTTAAACTGCACCCTATTTATGGCTCTTTTGCTGTGGCTACGCCCATTATGGGGGATTTTGTCCAAATGACGAACAACCATTGGACTTTTTCTATTGAAACGACACGGCAATGTTTGACTTTAAAAAAACTGCTTGTCATCAATGATTTTGTCGCGCAAGCCTATGCCATTAGCGCGATGCAAGAAAACGATCTGGCTCAAATAGGTGGGATTAAGTGCGAAATCAACGCTCCTAAAGCGATTTTAGGGCCAGGAACCGGGCTTGGGGTAAGCACTCTTATCCAAAACAGCGATGGCTCTTTGAAAGTCTTGCCCGGTGAAGGAGGGCATGTGAGTTTTGCCCCTTTTGATGATTTGGAAATTTTAGTGTGGCAATACGCCCGCTCTAAATTCAACCATGTGAGCGCGGAAAGGTTTTTGAGCGGTAGCGGCTTGGTGCTGATTTATGAAGCTTTATCCAAACGAAAAGGCTTAGAAAAAGTGGCGAAATTGAGCAAGGCTGAATTGACCCCACAAATCATTAGCGAACGCGCTTTGAATGGGGATTACCCTATATGCCGATTGACCTTGGACACTTTTTGCTCCATGCTTGGCACGCTCGCTGCTGATGTGGCTCTCACTTTGGGGGCTAGAGGGGGGGTGTATTTGTGTGGGGGGATTATCCCACGATTCATTGATTATTTTAAAACTTCGCCCTTTAGAGCGCGTTTTGAAACGAAAGGGCGCATGGGGGCGTTTCTCGCTTCCATCCCAGTGCATGTCGTGATGAAAAAAACTCCCGGACTTGATGGGGCAGGCATTGCGTTAGAAAATTATTTACTGCATGATAGAATTTAG
- a CDS encoding NAD(P)-dependent alcohol dehydrogenase, which produces MRVPSKGFAIFSKDGHFKPHDFSRHAVGPKDVLIDILYAGICHSDIHSAYSEWKEGIYPMVPGHEIAGVIKEVGKEVKKFKVGDVVGVGCFVNSCKTCKPCKEHQEQFCANHKTVFTYDCLDYFHDNEPHMGGYSNNIVVDENYVISVDKNAPLEKVAPLLCAGITTYSPLKFSKVTKGTKVGVAGFGGLGGMAVKYAVAMGAEVSVFARNEHKKQDALSMGVKHFYTDPKQCKEELDFIISTIPTHYDLKDYLKLLAYNGDLALVGLPPVEVAPVLSVFDFTHLGNRKVYGSLIGGIKETQEMMDFSIKHNIYPEVDLILGKDIDTAYHNLTHGKAKFRYVIDMKKSFD; this is translated from the coding sequence ATGAGAGTTCCATCTAAAGGTTTTGCTATTTTTTCTAAAGACGGGCATTTCAAACCCCATGACTTTAGCCGTCATGCTGTAGGCCCTAAAGATGTGCTGATTGACATCCTTTATGCAGGGATTTGCCATAGCGATATTCATAGCGCTTATAGCGAATGGAAAGAAGGCATTTATCCCATGGTTCCTGGGCATGAAATTGCTGGGGTGATCAAGGAAGTGGGTAAGGAAGTTAAGAAATTTAAGGTTGGCGATGTGGTGGGCGTGGGCTGTTTTGTCAATTCATGCAAAACATGTAAGCCCTGTAAAGAACACCAAGAGCAATTTTGTGCCAACCATAAAACGGTATTCACTTACGATTGTTTGGATTATTTCCATGACAACGAACCCCACATGGGCGGTTACTCTAATAATATTGTCGTGGATGAAAACTATGTGATTAGCGTGGATAAAAACGCTCCTTTAGAAAAAGTAGCCCCCTTGCTTTGTGCGGGCATCACCACTTATTCGCCCTTAAAATTTTCTAAGGTTACTAAAGGCACAAAAGTTGGCGTCGCTGGGTTTGGCGGGCTAGGAGGCATGGCGGTTAAATACGCTGTGGCTATGGGGGCTGAAGTGAGCGTTTTTGCAAGAAACGAACACAAAAAGCAAGACGCTTTGAGCATGGGGGTTAAACATTTCTACACTGACCCCAAACAATGCAAAGAGGAATTGGACTTTATCATTTCAACCATTCCTACCCATTATGATTTAAAAGACTACCTCAAGCTCTTAGCTTATAATGGCGATCTAGCCCTTGTGGGACTCCCCCCTGTAGAAGTCGCTCCAGTGCTTAGCGTTTTTGATTTTACCCATTTAGGCAATCGCAAGGTTTATGGCTCATTGATTGGGGGCATTAAAGAAACCCAAGAGATGATGGACTTTTCTATCAAACACAATATTTACCCTGAAGTGGATTTGATTTTAGGCAAGGATATTGACACGGCTTATCACAACCTAACCCATGGGAAAGCGAAATTCCGCTATGTGATTGACATGAAAAAATCGTTTGATTAA
- a CDS encoding glycosyltransferase family 8 protein gives MDSASNHSFKEQDFHIPIAFAFDKNYLIPAGACLYSLLESIAKANKKIRYTLHALVVGLNEEDKAKLNQIAEPFKEFAVLEVKDIEPFLDTIPNPFDEDFTKRFSKMVLVKYFLADLFPKYSKMVWSDVDVIFCNEFSADFLNIKEDDENYFYGVLGGGEHHVLEGFLFCNLDYQRKNHFVSKTHALLEENKATEELDFTQWCWPNMKALGIEYCVFPYYYTVKDFSASLPENYFLHEIYKKTISNALKNPIIIHYDVWWGAVKPWDYPFGLKADLWLNALAKTPFMSDWIDSIARVEIGSEKWHRYHSIVAYHYYFPLWKAEEQIAHDALKTFLDHYFSCIHATIKQENLGMFLNHYFSHAHAEIKENSLEAFLNHYFSHVYRLPKNAQKKLFRVFIKHCILIPLKSLVGKTLRFLKLHALVKKILIQLKLLKKS, from the coding sequence ATGGATTCAGCTTCAAATCATTCTTTTAAAGAACAAGATTTTCATATCCCTATCGCTTTTGCTTTTGATAAGAATTACCTCATTCCTGCGGGCGCGTGTCTTTATTCCTTGCTAGAAAGCATTGCTAAAGCCAATAAAAAAATCCGTTACACCCTACACGCTTTAGTGGTAGGCTTGAATGAAGAAGATAAAGCAAAGCTTAATCAAATCGCAGAGCCTTTTAAAGAATTTGCTGTTTTAGAAGTAAAAGATATTGAACCTTTTTTAGACACTATCCCTAACCCTTTTGATGAGGATTTCACCAAGCGTTTTTCTAAAATGGTGTTAGTGAAGTATTTTTTGGCGGATTTGTTCCCCAAATATTCCAAAATGGTGTGGAGCGATGTGGATGTCATCTTTTGCAATGAATTTAGCGCTGATTTCTTAAACATTAAAGAAGATGATGAGAATTATTTTTATGGGGTTTTAGGAGGTGGAGAGCACCATGTGTTGGAAGGGTTTTTGTTTTGTAATTTAGATTACCAGCGCAAGAACCATTTTGTCTCAAAAACCCATGCACTTTTGGAAGAAAACAAGGCTACAGAAGAATTGGATTTCACCCAATGGTGTTGGCCTAACATGAAAGCTTTAGGGATTGAATATTGCGTTTTCCCTTATTATTACACTGTCAAAGATTTTTCTGCATCCTTGCCTGAGAATTATTTTTTGCATGAGATTTATAAGAAAACCATCTCAAACGCGCTCAAAAACCCTATAATCATCCATTATGATGTTTGGTGGGGGGCGGTGAAGCCTTGGGATTATCCTTTTGGTTTAAAAGCGGATTTATGGCTGAACGCTTTGGCTAAAACCCCATTTATGAGCGACTGGATTGATTCGATTGCTAGGGTGGAAATAGGCAGTGAAAAATGGCATCGCTACCACAGCATCGTTGCCTATCACTACTACTTTCCTTTATGGAAAGCAGAAGAACAGATTGCCCACGACGCGCTCAAGACCTTTTTAGACCATTATTTTTCGTGCATCCATGCCACAATCAAGCAAGAAAATCTCGGAATGTTCTTGAACCACTACTTCTCGCATGCCCATGCAGAGATCAAAGAAAACTCCCTTGAAGCGTTCTTGAACCACTACTTCTCGCATGTTTATAGGCTCCCTAAAAACGCGCAAAAGAAACTCTTTAGGGTGTTTATCAAACACTGCATCCTCATACCACTCAAGAGCCTTGTGGGTAAGACTCTGCGATTCTTAAAACTCCATGCACTGGTGAAAAAAATCCTAATCCAACTCAAGCTCTTGAAAAAGAGCTAG
- a CDS encoding outer membrane protein, producing MDKTMVKILMGMALLSSLQAAEAELDEKSKKPKFADRNTFYLGVGYQLSAINTSFSTESVDKSYFMTGNGFGVVLGGKFVAKTQAVEHVGFRYGLFYDQTFSSHKSYISTYGLEFSGLWDAFNSPKMFLGLEFGLGIAGATYMPGGAMHGIIAQNLGKENSLFQLLVKVGFRFGFFHNEITFGLKFPVIPNKRTEIIDGLSATTLWHRLPVAYFNYIYNF from the coding sequence ATGGATAAAACAATGGTTAAAATATTGATGGGCATGGCGTTATTATCATCGCTTCAAGCCGCAGAGGCAGAGCTTGATGAAAAATCAAAAAAACCTAAATTTGCGGACAGGAATACCTTTTATTTAGGGGTTGGGTATCAGCTTAGCGCGATCAACACATCTTTTAGCACCGAGTCTGTAGATAAATCGTATTTCATGACCGGCAATGGCTTTGGTGTGGTGTTAGGGGGGAAATTTGTGGCTAAAACGCAAGCTGTAGAGCATGTGGGTTTTCGTTACGGGTTGTTTTATGATCAGACCTTTTCTTCTCACAAATCCTATATTTCTACCTATGGTTTGGAATTTAGCGGTTTATGGGACGCTTTCAATTCGCCAAAGATGTTTTTAGGGTTGGAGTTTGGCTTAGGCATCGCTGGGGCGACTTACATGCCAGGAGGGGCTATGCATGGGATTATCGCTCAAAATTTAGGCAAAGAAAATTCGCTTTTCCAATTGCTTGTGAAAGTGGGTTTTCGTTTTGGCTTTTTCCACAATGAAATCACTTTCGGGTTGAAATTCCCTGTCATTCCTAACAAAAGAACGGAGATTATTGATGGCTTGAGCGCGACCACTTTATGGCACCGCTTACCGGTAGCTTATTTCAATTATATCTATAATTTTTAG
- a CDS encoding pyruvate flavodoxin oxidoreductase subunit gamma — MFQIRWHARAGQGAITGAKGLADVISKTGKEVQAFASYGSAKRGAAMMAYNRVDDEPILNHERFMQPDYVLVIDPGLVFIENIFANEKEDTTYIITSYLSKEELFEKKPELKTRKVFLVDCLKISMETLKRPIPNTPMLGALMKVSGMLEIEAFKEAFKKVLGKKLTQEVIDANMLAIQRAYEEVQ; from the coding sequence ATGTTTCAAATTAGATGGCATGCACGAGCTGGTCAAGGTGCTATCACCGGCGCTAAAGGGTTGGCTGATGTGATTTCAAAAACAGGCAAAGAAGTGCAAGCGTTCGCTTCTTATGGTTCAGCTAAAAGGGGGGCTGCTATGATGGCTTATAACCGCGTTGATGATGAGCCTATTTTAAACCATGAACGCTTCATGCAACCGGACTATGTACTGGTGATTGACCCTGGTTTGGTTTTCATTGAAAATATTTTCGCTAATGAAAAAGAAGACACGACTTATATCATCACTAGCTATCTCAGTAAAGAAGAATTGTTTGAAAAGAAACCTGAATTAAAAACCCGTAAGGTGTTTTTAGTGGATTGTTTAAAAATCTCTATGGAAACCTTAAAACGCCCCATCCCCAACACGCCCATGCTAGGAGCGTTAATGAAAGTGTCTGGCATGCTTGAAATTGAGGCTTTTAAAGAAGCTTTTAAGAAAGTTTTAGGCAAAAAACTCACGCAAGAAGTCATTGACGCTAACATGCTCGCTATCCAAAGAGCTTATGAAGAAGTTCAATAA
- a CDS encoding 4Fe-4S dicluster-binding protein, giving the protein MKDWNEFEMGAVLFPFEKNAQSEMEKHNDERHYTEQSYFTTSVAHWRVAKPVHNNNICINCFNCWVYCPDAAILSREGKLKGVDYSHCKGCGVCVDVCPTNPKSLWMFEEQIEPATALTQWPQKQEKKKS; this is encoded by the coding sequence ATGAAAGATTGGAATGAATTTGAAATGGGAGCGGTGCTCTTCCCTTTTGAAAAAAACGCGCAAAGCGAAATGGAAAAACACAATGATGAGCGCCATTACACCGAACAAAGCTACTTCACCACTTCAGTGGCTCATTGGCGCGTGGCTAAGCCTGTGCATAACAATAATATTTGCATCAATTGCTTTAATTGTTGGGTTTATTGCCCAGACGCTGCCATTCTTTCAAGAGAGGGTAAGTTAAAAGGCGTGGATTATTCTCATTGTAAAGGCTGTGGCGTGTGCGTGGATGTCTGCCCCACTAACCCTAAATCGCTATGGATGTTTGAAGAGCAAATTGAGCCTGCTACCGCTCTCACTCAATGGCCGCAAAAACAAGAAAAGAAAAAATCATAA
- a CDS encoding 2-oxoacid:ferredoxin oxidoreductase subunit alpha, which yields MAKSIELQEIEVWDGNTASSNALRQAQIDVIAAYPITPSTPIVQNYGSFKDNGYVDGEFVLVESEHAAMSACVGAAAAGGRVSTATSSQGLALMVEVLYQASGMRLPIVLNLVNRALAAPLNIHGDHSDMYLSRDSGWISLCTCNPQEAYDFTLMAFKIAEHQKVRVPTIVNQDGFLCSHTVQNVRPLSDAVAYQFVGEYQTKHSLLDFDKPVSYGAQAEEEWHYEHKAQLHHAIMSASSVIEEVFNDFAKLTGRQYHLTKTFQLEDAEIAIFALGTTYESAIVAAKEMRKKGIKAGVATIHSLRPFPYERLGQDLKNLKALAILDKSSPAGAMGAMFNEVTSAVYQTQGTKHPVVSNYIYGLGERDMTIVHLCEIFEEINEDALKGTLTHPTQQFVGLHGPKMSFF from the coding sequence ATGGCAAAAAGTATTGAATTGCAAGAGATAGAAGTGTGGGATGGCAACACCGCTAGCTCTAACGCTTTAAGACAGGCTCAAATTGATGTCATTGCAGCCTATCCTATCACCCCATCAACGCCCATTGTGCAAAATTATGGCTCATTTAAGGACAATGGCTATGTTGATGGCGAATTCGTTTTAGTGGAATCTGAGCATGCCGCCATGAGTGCATGCGTGGGAGCTGCTGCAGCTGGAGGGAGAGTCAGCACTGCGACCAGCTCTCAAGGTTTGGCGCTAATGGTAGAGGTTTTATACCAGGCTTCTGGCATGCGTTTGCCTATCGTTTTGAATTTAGTCAATCGCGCTCTAGCAGCCCCTTTGAATATCCATGGCGATCATTCTGATATGTATTTAAGCAGGGATTCTGGTTGGATCAGTTTATGCACATGCAACCCTCAAGAAGCTTACGATTTCACTTTAATGGCGTTTAAAATCGCAGAGCACCAAAAGGTGCGCGTGCCTACTATTGTCAATCAAGACGGGTTTTTATGCTCGCACACCGTGCAAAATGTCCGCCCTTTGAGCGATGCAGTGGCTTATCAATTCGTAGGCGAATACCAAACCAAGCATTCCCTTTTGGATTTTGACAAACCGGTAAGCTATGGTGCGCAAGCTGAAGAAGAATGGCATTATGAGCATAAAGCCCAACTCCACCATGCGATCATGAGCGCATCTTCTGTGATTGAAGAAGTGTTTAATGATTTCGCTAAACTCACAGGCAGGCAATACCATTTGACTAAAACTTTCCAGCTAGAAGACGCTGAAATCGCTATTTTTGCGTTAGGCACTACTTATGAATCCGCGATCGTAGCGGCTAAAGAAATGCGTAAAAAAGGCATTAAGGCCGGCGTAGCCACTATCCATTCCTTACGCCCCTTCCCTTATGAAAGATTAGGGCAGGATTTGAAAAATCTTAAAGCTTTAGCGATTTTAGATAAAAGCTCTCCAGCAGGTGCTATGGGAGCGATGTTTAATGAAGTAACGAGCGCGGTGTATCAAACGCAAGGGACTAAACACCCCGTGGTGTCTAACTACATTTATGGTTTAGGCGAAAGGGATATGACGATCGTGCATTTATGCGAAATTTTTGAAGAAATCAATGAAGACGCTCTTAAAGGCACGCTCACGCACCCTACCCAACAATTCGTAGGTTTGCACGGCCCTAAAATGAGCTTTTTTTAA
- a CDS encoding thiamine pyrophosphate-dependent enzyme has protein sequence MVKEVKTLKGFSQSAEKFQGSHLLCPGCGHGIIVREVLNAVDGPIVLGNSTGCLEVCSAVYPHTSWDVPWIHIGFENGSTAISGVEAMYKALVNKGRYQGQKPKFVAFGGDGASYDIGFQFISGCMERGHDMTYICLDNENYANTGGQRSGSTPLGASTSTTPAGSVSFGKKEKKKDIVNIMASHGVPYVAQLSPNKWKDMNKKIKTALDTEGPCFINALSPCTTEWKFESNKTIELADMAVDSLMFPLFEIFNGRELKITYRPRNIIPVRDYLAAQKRFKHLFKKENEHIIEELQKDVNERWEYLQRREEAKV, from the coding sequence ATGGTAAAAGAAGTCAAAACACTCAAAGGTTTTAGCCAAAGCGCTGAAAAATTTCAAGGCTCGCACTTGCTTTGCCCGGGTTGTGGGCATGGCATTATTGTGCGCGAAGTTTTAAACGCTGTAGATGGGCCTATCGTTTTAGGCAATTCTACCGGTTGTTTAGAGGTATGCTCGGCTGTGTATCCGCACACTTCATGGGATGTGCCTTGGATCCATATTGGTTTTGAAAATGGCTCTACAGCGATTTCAGGGGTGGAGGCGATGTATAAAGCGCTAGTGAATAAGGGCCGCTATCAAGGTCAAAAGCCAAAATTTGTGGCGTTTGGAGGCGATGGGGCCAGTTATGATATTGGTTTTCAATTCATCAGCGGTTGCATGGAAAGAGGGCATGACATGACTTACATTTGCTTGGATAATGAAAACTACGCCAATACCGGCGGTCAAAGAAGCGGCTCTACGCCATTAGGGGCTAGCACTTCTACCACGCCAGCGGGATCGGTGAGCTTTGGTAAAAAAGAAAAGAAAAAAGACATCGTCAATATCATGGCAAGCCATGGAGTCCCTTATGTGGCGCAACTCTCGCCTAACAAATGGAAAGACATGAACAAAAAGATTAAAACCGCTCTAGACACTGAAGGGCCTTGCTTTATTAACGCTCTTAGCCCATGCACGACTGAATGGAAATTTGAATCCAATAAAACCATTGAATTAGCGGATATGGCTGTGGATAGCTTGATGTTCCCCCTATTTGAAATCTTTAATGGCAGGGAATTGAAAATCACTTACCGCCCCAGAAATATCATTCCTGTAAGGGATTATTTAGCGGCTCAAAAGCGCTTCAAACACCTTTTCAAAAAAGAAAACGAACACATCATTGAAGAATTGCAAAAAGATGTGAATGAGCGTTGGGAATACTTGCAACGCAGAGAAGAAGCTAAAGTATAA
- the purB gene encoding adenylosuccinate lyase: MLERYANEEMKALWNEQTKFETYLEVEKAVVRAWNKLGQIQDSDCEKICSKAAFNLECIKEIEKTTKHDLIAFTTCVAESLGEESRFFHYGITSSDCIDTAMALLMTKSLKLIQKGVKNLYETLKNRALEHKETLMVGRSHGVFGEPITFGLVLALFADEIKRHLKALDLTMEFISVGAISGAMGNFAHAPLELEELACEFLGLKTANINNQVIQRDRYARLACDLALLASSCEKIAVNIRHLQRSEVYEVEEAFSTGQKGSSAMPHKRNPILSENITGLCRVIRSFTTPMLENVALWHERDMSHSSVERFALPDLFITSDFMLSRLNSVIENLVVYPKNMLKNLALSGGLVFSQRVLLELPKKGLSREESYSIVQENAMKIWEVLQQGAFKNADENLFLNALLNDERLKKYLSEDEIKACFDYSYYTKNVGAIFKRVFE; encoded by the coding sequence GTGTTAGAACGCTATGCGAATGAAGAAATGAAAGCCCTATGGAATGAGCAAACCAAGTTTGAAACCTATTTAGAAGTGGAAAAAGCTGTCGTTAGGGCGTGGAATAAGCTTGGGCAAATCCAAGATAGCGATTGTGAAAAAATCTGCTCAAAGGCGGCATTCAATCTTGAGTGCATCAAAGAAATTGAAAAAACCACCAAGCATGATTTAATCGCTTTCACCACTTGCGTGGCTGAAAGCCTGGGCGAAGAATCCCGCTTCTTTCATTATGGGATCACTTCTAGCGATTGCATTGATACGGCTATGGCGTTATTGATGACAAAAAGCTTAAAACTCATTCAAAAAGGCGTTAAAAACCTCTATGAAACCCTTAAAAACAGGGCTTTAGAGCATAAAGAAACGCTAATGGTGGGCAGAAGCCATGGGGTGTTTGGCGAACCCATTACTTTTGGTTTAGTGTTAGCCCTTTTTGCTGATGAAATCAAACGGCATTTAAAAGCCTTGGATTTAACGATGGAATTTATCAGCGTGGGAGCGATCAGTGGGGCTATGGGGAATTTCGCGCACGCCCCTTTAGAATTAGAAGAATTAGCGTGCGAATTTTTAGGCTTAAAAACCGCCAATATCAATAATCAAGTCATTCAAAGAGACCGCTACGCTAGGCTTGCATGTGATCTGGCTCTTTTAGCGAGCAGTTGTGAAAAAATCGCTGTCAATATCCGCCATTTGCAACGCAGTGAAGTCTATGAAGTGGAAGAAGCTTTTTCAACAGGGCAAAAAGGAAGCTCTGCGATGCCTCACAAAAGAAACCCCATATTGAGCGAGAATATCACCGGGCTTTGCAGGGTGATTCGCTCTTTTACGACCCCCATGCTAGAAAATGTCGCCTTATGGCATGAAAGGGACATGAGCCATAGCTCTGTGGAGCGTTTTGCCTTGCCCGATCTGTTTATCACGAGCGATTTTATGCTCAGCCGCCTAAATAGCGTGATTGAAAATTTGGTGGTTTATCCTAAAAACATGCTTAAAAATTTAGCTTTGAGTGGGGGGCTAGTCTTTTCGCAACGGGTGTTATTGGAATTGCCTAAAAAAGGTTTGAGCAGAGAAGAAAGCTATTCTATCGTGCAAGAAAATGCGATGAAAATATGGGAGGTTTTGCAACAAGGCGCTTTTAAAAACGCTGATGAAAATTTGTTTTTAAACGCCCTACTCAACGATGAACGCTTGAAAAAATATTTGAGCGAGGACGAAATCAAAGCATGTTTTGATTACAGCTATTACACTAAAAATGTGGGAGCGATTTTTAAAAGGGTGTTTGAATAA
- a CDS encoding outer membrane protein translates to MKRALYLILGLSYALHADSFKDVLTKGDYTFFNQKVVSPIKRYADRSAFYLGFGYQLGSIQHNYSNLNLSQQFNKSQIIFSDSLSPVFKNSYVSNGLGVQAGYKWVGKHEETKWFGFRWGLFYDLSASLYGPKESQSIIISTYGTYMDLLFNAYNGDKFFAGFNLGIAFAGVHDKLSDALLYQALLLDTFGGKVDPNGFQFLVNLGVRLGNKRNQFGFGIKVPTYYFNHYYSMNNISNNSGDVLKVLRFLEYGINSLLYQVDFRRNYSVYFNYTYSF, encoded by the coding sequence TTGAAACGGGCGTTATACTTAATTTTAGGGCTTTCTTATGCCTTGCATGCGGATAGTTTTAAAGATGTTTTGACTAAAGGGGATTACACTTTTTTTAATCAAAAGGTGGTTTCGCCCATCAAACGCTATGCGGATAGATCGGCGTTTTATTTGGGGTTTGGGTATCAGTTAGGGAGCATTCAGCACAACTACAGCAACTTGAATTTATCCCAGCAATTCAATAAAAGCCAAATCATTTTCAGCGATAGTTTAAGCCCTGTTTTTAAAAATTCGTATGTGTCTAACGGCCTTGGCGTGCAAGCGGGCTATAAATGGGTGGGTAAGCATGAAGAAACGAAGTGGTTTGGATTTAGGTGGGGACTATTTTATGATTTGAGCGCTTCTCTTTATGGCCCAAAAGAATCGCAATCTATCATCATTTCCACTTACGGCACTTATATGGATTTATTGTTTAACGCTTATAATGGGGATAAGTTTTTTGCCGGGTTCAATCTGGGGATTGCTTTTGCTGGAGTGCATGACAAATTGAGCGATGCGTTATTGTATCAAGCCCTTCTTTTAGACACTTTTGGCGGGAAAGTGGATCCAAATGGTTTCCAATTTTTGGTAAATTTAGGGGTTCGTTTAGGGAATAAGCGCAACCAATTTGGCTTTGGGATTAAAGTCCCTACTTATTATTTTAACCATTATTATTCCATGAATAACATTAGCAATAATAGTGGAGATGTCCTAAAGGTTTTACGATTTTTAGAATACGGGATCAACAGCTTGTTATACCAAGTTGATTTCAGGCGCAATTACTCGGTTTATTTCAACTACACTTATAGTTTTTAA